In the genome of Kitasatospora cathayae, one region contains:
- a CDS encoding cytochrome b/b6 domain-containing protein — MRRRAELVLRFTRAERWVHRTTAALMGVCLTTAGCLYLAPLAELVGNRPLVVTLHVWCGLALPVPLLLGLASRAVRADATRLSRFTPTDWQWLRAVRTRAAHRPAGKFNAGQKLYAQWTLGSMLVIVGSGLLMWLTHLAPPAWRTGATFVHDWLAAAIGVVILGHVRMAWRDRESRLGMRTGLVERSWAEREHPHWQTGKDRPAAGNGAAPDRVSSND; from the coding sequence ATGCGCCGACGAGCTGAACTGGTCCTGCGCTTCACCCGGGCCGAGCGCTGGGTGCACCGCACCACCGCCGCGCTGATGGGCGTCTGCCTGACCACGGCCGGCTGCCTCTACCTCGCGCCGCTCGCCGAACTGGTCGGCAACCGGCCGCTGGTGGTCACCCTGCACGTGTGGTGCGGCCTGGCCCTGCCGGTGCCGCTGCTGCTCGGCCTCGCCTCCCGGGCGGTGCGGGCGGACGCCACCCGGCTCAGCCGCTTCACCCCGACGGACTGGCAGTGGCTGCGGGCCGTCCGCACCCGGGCCGCGCACCGGCCGGCCGGCAAGTTCAACGCCGGGCAGAAGCTGTACGCGCAGTGGACGCTCGGCTCGATGCTGGTCATCGTCGGCAGCGGGCTGCTGATGTGGCTCACCCACCTCGCCCCGCCGGCCTGGCGCACCGGCGCGACCTTCGTGCACGACTGGCTGGCCGCCGCGATCGGCGTGGTGATCCTCGGGCACGTCCGGATGGCCTGGCGGGACCGGGAGTCACGGCTCGGGATGCGGACCGGGCTGGTCGAGCGCAGCTGGGCCGAGCGCGAGCACCCGCACTGGCAGACCGGGAAGGACCGGCCGGCCGCCGGGAACGGCGCCGCGCCCGACCGCGTGTCATCGAACGACTAG
- a CDS encoding class I SAM-dependent methyltransferase: MTVAAPWVDDPFADAVRTGRGPLWLRREDGRRLHLDIERWCAPAAGADHSLLHRCTQLATPVLDLGCGPGRLVAALLALGVPVLGVDVTRAAVARTVGLGGPALCRSVFDRLPAEGRWGAALLADGNLGIGGDPDALLRRSAQLIAPEGLLLVEVDPEEVDERAVVRVEGADGRLGPAFPWARLGTTATLRRARAAGLLEAERWTSYGRRFLALRKG, translated from the coding sequence TTGACGGTCGCCGCGCCCTGGGTGGACGACCCCTTCGCCGACGCCGTCCGCACCGGCCGGGGCCCGCTGTGGCTGCGCCGCGAGGACGGCCGACGGCTGCACCTGGACATCGAGCGCTGGTGCGCCCCGGCGGCCGGCGCCGACCACAGCCTGCTGCACCGCTGCACCCAGCTGGCCACGCCCGTCCTCGACCTCGGCTGCGGCCCGGGCCGGCTGGTGGCCGCGCTGCTCGCCCTCGGGGTGCCCGTCCTCGGGGTGGACGTGACCAGGGCGGCGGTCGCCCGCACCGTGGGCCTCGGCGGCCCGGCGCTCTGCCGCTCCGTCTTCGACCGCCTGCCCGCCGAGGGCCGCTGGGGCGCCGCGCTCCTCGCGGACGGCAACCTCGGCATCGGCGGCGACCCGGACGCGCTGCTCCGCCGGAGCGCCCAACTCATCGCCCCGGAGGGACTGTTGCTGGTGGAAGTGGATCCGGAGGAGGTGGACGAGCGCGCCGTCGTCCGGGTGGAGGGGGCGGACGGCCGGCTCGGCCCGGCCTTCCCCTGGGCCCGGCTCGGCACCACCGCCACCCTCCGGCGGGCCCGGGCCGCGGGCCTCCTGGAGGCGGAGCGCTGGACCTCGTACGGACGCCGCTTCCTCGCGCTGCGCAAGGGGTGA
- a CDS encoding dienelactone hydrolase family protein: MAEVLVFHHGHGLTAGVREFAERLRRAGHRVHVPDLFEERVFSRLDEGIDYAESIGFGTVVERGTAAAEELPAELVYLGFSLGVLPAQKLAQTRPGAKGALLLEACLPVSEFGGAWPQGVPVQVHGMDGDPFFAGEGDVDAARALVGTAPAAELFLYPGDRHLFTDSSLPSHDEHAAAQATRRVLDFLARIR; encoded by the coding sequence ATGGCTGAGGTGCTGGTCTTCCACCACGGACACGGATTGACCGCCGGCGTCCGCGAGTTCGCCGAGCGGCTTCGACGGGCCGGGCACCGCGTCCACGTTCCGGACCTGTTCGAGGAGCGCGTGTTCAGCCGGCTCGACGAGGGCATCGACTACGCCGAGAGCATCGGGTTCGGCACGGTCGTCGAGCGCGGGACGGCCGCCGCCGAGGAGCTGCCCGCGGAGCTCGTCTACCTCGGGTTCTCGCTCGGCGTGCTGCCGGCGCAGAAGCTGGCCCAGACCCGCCCCGGCGCCAAGGGCGCGCTGCTGCTGGAGGCGTGCCTTCCGGTTTCGGAGTTCGGCGGTGCCTGGCCCCAGGGCGTCCCCGTCCAGGTCCACGGCATGGACGGGGATCCGTTCTTCGCCGGGGAAGGCGATGTGGACGCGGCCCGCGCGCTCGTCGGGACGGCACCGGCTGCCGAGCTGTTCCTCTATCCCGGAGACAGGCACCTGTTCACCGACAGCAGTCTGCCCTCGCACGACGAGCACGCGGCGGCGCAGGCAACCCGTCGGGTGCTCGACTTCCTCGCCCGCATCAGGTAG
- a CDS encoding glycosyltransferase 87 family protein, producing the protein MLTRTLPCAVALTALVTALALTVTGGGTLGDRPPLYDWYALDTALFALALLLLRRVGDRQVVPVVLAGSLLVAATGLLAPPRTSDDAYRYVWDGRVQAAGISPYAYAPDDPALFRLRDPGLFPDGDGCKAWDEHRTAAGDCIRINRPAVHTIYPPVAEAWFLVAHPFGGGVRGMQVGGALLAVATTGTLLLVGGRSRRAALWGWCPGVTVWAVNDAHVDALGALLMVAGLGCAARRRRGAGGALLGAAVATKLLPALALPGAVSALLARRPTRRDLVLFGSALGTFAAVYLPYVLASGLGVLGYLPGYLREEGYEQGHLERFGLLRVVLPDRWAPWAAALALAAVVLWVLRRGDPDRPWRGAFLVTGTALLLVAPSYPWYGLLLVALVALDGRWEWLAVPAAGQVLYLEGGEDAQRAAYGAALVCVLVVPLLRWAARAVLVRAASRSASRARPQMTKV; encoded by the coding sequence GTGCTCACCCGGACCCTGCCCTGCGCCGTCGCCCTCACCGCACTGGTGACGGCCCTCGCCCTCACCGTGACCGGCGGCGGGACGCTCGGCGACCGCCCGCCGCTCTACGACTGGTACGCCCTCGACACCGCCCTGTTCGCGCTCGCGCTGCTCCTGCTGCGGAGGGTGGGCGACCGCCAGGTGGTGCCGGTCGTCCTGGCCGGGAGCCTGCTGGTCGCCGCGACCGGGCTGCTCGCGCCGCCCCGCACCAGCGACGACGCCTACCGCTACGTGTGGGACGGGCGGGTCCAGGCGGCCGGCATCTCCCCCTACGCGTACGCCCCGGACGACCCGGCCCTGTTCCGGCTGCGCGATCCGGGCCTCTTCCCGGACGGCGACGGCTGCAAAGCCTGGGACGAGCACCGGACCGCGGCCGGGGACTGCATCCGGATCAACCGGCCCGCCGTGCACACCATCTATCCGCCGGTCGCGGAGGCGTGGTTCCTCGTCGCGCACCCCTTCGGCGGTGGAGTGCGCGGCATGCAGGTCGGCGGCGCCCTGCTGGCGGTCGCCACCACCGGCACGCTGCTCCTCGTCGGTGGGCGGAGCCGGCGGGCGGCGCTGTGGGGCTGGTGCCCGGGCGTGACGGTGTGGGCCGTCAACGACGCGCACGTCGACGCCCTCGGCGCGCTCCTCATGGTGGCCGGGCTGGGCTGCGCCGCCCGCCGCCGGCGCGGCGCCGGCGGCGCCCTGCTCGGCGCGGCGGTGGCGACCAAGCTGCTGCCGGCGCTCGCCCTGCCCGGCGCGGTGTCCGCGCTGCTGGCGCGGCGGCCGACCAGGCGGGACCTGGTGCTGTTCGGGTCGGCCCTCGGCACGTTCGCGGCGGTCTACCTCCCGTACGTCCTGGCCTCGGGCCTGGGCGTGCTGGGCTACCTGCCCGGCTACCTGCGGGAGGAGGGGTACGAGCAGGGGCACCTCGAACGGTTCGGCCTGCTGCGGGTGGTGCTGCCCGACCGCTGGGCCCCGTGGGCGGCCGCCCTGGCGCTGGCGGCGGTGGTGCTGTGGGTGCTGCGGCGCGGTGACCCGGACCGGCCCTGGCGGGGCGCGTTCCTGGTGACCGGGACGGCCCTGCTGCTCGTCGCACCGAGCTACCCCTGGTACGGACTCCTGCTGGTGGCCCTGGTCGCACTGGACGGACGGTGGGAGTGGCTGGCCGTCCCCGCGGCCGGGCAGGTGCTCTACCTGGAGGGCGGTGAGGACGCCCAGCGCGCCGCGTACGGTGCCGCCCTGGTCTGCGTGCTCGTGGTACCACTGCTGCGCTGGGCCGCGCGGGCCGTGCTGGTCCGGGCGGCGAGCCGGTCGGCGAGCAGGGCGCGGCCGCAGATGACGAAAGTCTGA
- a CDS encoding S-methyl-5'-thioadenosine phosphorylase, producing MTAGQERPRAELGVIGGSGLYALLDEVTEVRVDTPYGPPSDALFLGEVAGRRVAFLPRHGRGHGLPPHRINYRANLWALHSLGVRQVLGPCAVGGLRAEYGPGTLLVPDQFVDRTSGRVQTYYDGQPLPDGSVPGVVHVPMADPYCPAGRQTVLEAARGAAWEPVDGGTLVVIEGPRFSTRAESRWFTANGWSAVGMTGHPEAVLARELGLCYASLALVTDHDAGVGSGDGVTHTEVLEVFAGNVDRLRTVLFKALEALPAVRECPCPHALDGLTTGLPGVPGD from the coding sequence ATGACGGCAGGTCAGGAGAGGCCGCGGGCGGAGCTGGGTGTGATCGGCGGCTCGGGGCTGTACGCGCTGCTGGACGAGGTGACCGAGGTGCGGGTCGACACGCCGTACGGGCCGCCCAGCGACGCGCTGTTCCTCGGCGAGGTGGCCGGCCGGCGGGTCGCCTTCCTGCCCCGGCACGGGCGTGGTCACGGACTGCCGCCGCACCGGATCAACTACCGCGCCAACCTGTGGGCGTTGCACTCCCTGGGCGTTCGGCAGGTGCTGGGCCCGTGCGCGGTGGGCGGGCTGCGGGCGGAGTACGGACCGGGCACGCTGCTGGTGCCGGACCAGTTCGTGGACCGCACCTCGGGCCGGGTGCAGACCTACTACGACGGGCAGCCGCTGCCGGACGGCTCGGTGCCCGGGGTGGTGCACGTGCCGATGGCCGACCCGTACTGCCCGGCCGGGCGGCAGACCGTCCTGGAGGCGGCGCGCGGGGCGGCGTGGGAGCCGGTGGACGGCGGGACGCTGGTGGTGATCGAGGGCCCGCGCTTCTCCACCCGGGCCGAGTCCCGCTGGTTCACCGCCAACGGCTGGTCGGCGGTCGGCATGACCGGGCACCCGGAGGCCGTGCTGGCACGTGAACTCGGGCTCTGCTACGCCTCGTTGGCGCTGGTCACCGACCACGACGCCGGGGTGGGGAGCGGGGACGGAGTCACCCACACCGAGGTGCTGGAGGTCTTCGCGGGCAACGTCGACCGACTGCGCACGGTGCTGTTCAAGGCCCTGGAGGCCCTGCCCGCCGTCCGGGAGTGCCCCTGCCCGCACGCGCTGGACGGCCTCACCACCGGTCTGCCCGGCGTCCCGGGCGACTGA
- a CDS encoding molybdopterin-dependent oxidoreductase — protein sequence MDRTDEEDRGTPVGRRVVLGLLGLGAVGVAAGPFLQRAESALAQRDPSGLSGLLPGNNGFRYYSVVTSVPERDAASYTLTVDGLVERPATHRLADLQAMPQRRLVKDVQCVTGWRVPDTPFEGVPLSHLLDAAGVRPGAKAVRFSCFDGAYTESLTLEQARRDDVLVALRLQDKPITHDHGGPVRLYVAPMYFYKSAKWLSGITVTDAVEPGYWEGNGYDVDAWVGRSNGRDDAPTS from the coding sequence GTGGACAGAACAGACGAAGAGGACAGGGGCACCCCGGTCGGGCGGCGGGTGGTGCTGGGGCTGCTCGGGCTCGGGGCGGTCGGCGTGGCCGCCGGACCGTTCCTGCAACGCGCCGAGTCGGCGTTGGCGCAGCGGGACCCGAGCGGCCTGAGCGGGCTGCTGCCCGGCAACAACGGCTTCCGGTACTACTCGGTGGTGACCTCCGTCCCCGAGCGGGACGCGGCGAGCTACACCCTCACCGTGGACGGCCTGGTCGAGCGCCCCGCCACCCACCGGCTGGCCGACCTGCAGGCCATGCCGCAGCGACGGCTGGTCAAGGACGTCCAGTGCGTCACCGGCTGGCGGGTGCCGGACACCCCGTTCGAAGGAGTGCCGCTGTCCCATCTGCTGGATGCCGCCGGGGTGCGGCCGGGCGCCAAGGCCGTGCGCTTCAGCTGCTTCGATGGCGCGTACACCGAGAGCCTCACCCTGGAACAGGCCCGGCGGGACGACGTGCTCGTCGCGCTGCGCCTGCAGGACAAGCCGATCACCCACGACCACGGCGGGCCGGTGCGGCTGTACGTCGCGCCGATGTACTTCTACAAGTCGGCGAAGTGGCTCTCGGGCATCACCGTCACCGACGCGGTGGAGCCCGGGTACTGGGAGGGCAACGGTTATGACGTCGACGCCTGGGTCGGCCGGTCGAACGGGCGGGACGATGCGCCGACGAGCTGA
- a CDS encoding IucA/IucC family protein: MNTFAREADALAMAPLLNCLLREAALPASEPASEPAAGRAVHRLRATGRLLRVRTGHRSGAPELWTGTTWQPVRHSGLIDLAAQEMRAVTGHSNAALAAEMTAGREVVEALLAARSRTVPPDSVWLRSEQALVMGHPYHPAPKARSGGGPPGSWLRYAPETHARFPLVLLGVREDAAVDDGDTRAVDTLGRAPDGYRLLPVHPWQFDLTRHLPAVRAAFTEGRLVHLGHTPWDARATASVRTVHVPGGAERPGASGDLFLKFSLEVQITNDVRRIRRHELRHVRRTDPLVTAAFRAMGDPAAWLSERGYRTVRGLEETFPVLVRDGLDEHLLPGATALLAAALTEGFDGDPLDRLTDPLLWWSAYLDRVVPPVLEAYARHGIAVECHLQNTLIAVGPDGLPVQALFRDAEGARAIPATPREAAWQRLTYCLVVNNLTGIADALTQRFPAAAEALWSLARQAVQRCDKELGLPAAENLLAAATVPCKANLLSRWIDADGTEPCYVPVPNPLVGHP, translated from the coding sequence ATGAATACTTTCGCCCGCGAAGCCGATGCCCTGGCCATGGCGCCCTTGCTCAACTGTCTGCTCAGGGAAGCCGCCCTGCCGGCCTCGGAACCGGCCTCGGAACCCGCGGCCGGTCGCGCGGTCCACCGCCTGCGCGCCACCGGCCGGCTGCTGCGCGTGCGCACCGGCCACCGCTCCGGCGCACCCGAGCTCTGGACCGGCACGACCTGGCAACCCGTGCGTCACAGTGGCCTGATCGACCTCGCCGCCCAGGAGATGCGTGCCGTCACCGGACACTCCAACGCCGCCCTGGCCGCCGAGATGACCGCCGGCCGTGAGGTCGTCGAGGCCCTCCTCGCCGCCCGCTCCCGGACCGTCCCGCCGGACAGCGTGTGGCTGCGCTCCGAGCAGGCCCTGGTCATGGGCCACCCCTACCACCCGGCCCCCAAGGCCCGCAGCGGCGGTGGCCCGCCCGGTTCCTGGCTGCGCTACGCACCGGAGACGCACGCCCGCTTCCCGCTCGTCCTGCTGGGCGTGCGCGAGGACGCGGCGGTCGACGACGGCGACACCCGCGCCGTGGACACCCTGGGCCGGGCACCCGACGGGTACCGGCTGCTCCCCGTCCATCCCTGGCAGTTCGACCTCACCCGCCACCTGCCGGCGGTGCGCGCCGCCTTCACCGAGGGCCGCCTCGTCCACCTGGGCCACACGCCCTGGGACGCCCGGGCCACCGCCTCGGTGCGCACGGTCCACGTCCCCGGCGGCGCCGAACGCCCCGGGGCGTCCGGGGACTTGTTCCTGAAGTTCAGCCTGGAGGTGCAGATCACCAACGACGTCCGGCGGATCCGCCGGCACGAGCTGCGCCACGTGCGCCGCACCGACCCGCTGGTCACCGCGGCCTTCCGGGCCATGGGCGACCCCGCGGCGTGGCTGAGCGAACGCGGGTACCGCACGGTTCGCGGCCTGGAGGAGACCTTCCCCGTCCTGGTCCGCGACGGCCTGGACGAGCACCTGCTCCCGGGCGCCACCGCACTGCTGGCCGCGGCCCTCACCGAGGGCTTCGACGGCGATCCGCTCGACCGCCTCACCGACCCGCTGCTGTGGTGGTCGGCCTACCTGGACCGCGTGGTCCCGCCCGTGCTGGAGGCCTACGCCCGGCACGGCATCGCCGTGGAGTGCCACCTCCAGAACACGCTGATCGCCGTCGGCCCGGACGGTCTGCCCGTGCAGGCCCTCTTCCGCGACGCCGAAGGCGCCAGGGCGATCCCCGCGACGCCCCGGGAGGCCGCCTGGCAGCGCCTGACCTACTGTCTCGTCGTCAACAACCTGACCGGGATCGCCGACGCCCTCACCCAGCGCTTCCCCGCCGCCGCGGAGGCCCTGTGGTCGCTGGCGCGGCAGGCGGTCCAACGCTGCGACAAGGAGCTCGGCCTCCCGGCGGCCGAGAACTTGCTCGCCGCGGCAACGGTCCCGTGCAAGGCCAACCTGCTGTCCCGCTGGATCGACGCGGACGGTACCGAACCCTGCTACGTCCCCGTCCCCAACCCGCTGGTCGGCCACCCTTGA
- a CDS encoding DUF2064 domain-containing protein, producing the protein MPAGRRLLVLDGEPGGWLPPGWEVVPQCGGGLDRRLAAAFAHAARLAPRAPALLVGMDTPQLDAAALAEPLSAARRPGADAWYGPAADGGFWALGLARPTARLAALVLHGVPMSTPVTGAALLRRLAQAGLTVRHLPALTDVDTVEDARQVADEVPASRFATRLRALDIAPGVAS; encoded by the coding sequence ATGCCCGCCGGCCGCCGCCTGCTGGTCCTGGACGGCGAACCCGGCGGCTGGCTGCCGCCGGGCTGGGAGGTCGTCCCGCAGTGCGGCGGCGGCCTGGACCGGCGGCTGGCCGCCGCCTTCGCGCACGCCGCCCGGCTGGCCCCGCGGGCCCCGGCGCTGCTGGTCGGCATGGACACCCCGCAGCTCGACGCGGCCGCGCTGGCCGAGCCGCTGTCCGCCGCGCGACGGCCGGGCGCGGACGCCTGGTACGGCCCGGCGGCCGACGGCGGCTTCTGGGCGCTGGGGCTGGCCCGGCCGACCGCGCGGCTGGCCGCCCTCGTCCTGCACGGCGTGCCGATGTCCACCCCGGTCACGGGTGCCGCGCTCCTGCGCCGCCTGGCGCAGGCCGGCCTGACCGTCCGCCACCTGCCCGCGCTGACGGACGTGGACACCGTCGAGGACGCCCGGCAGGTGGCCGACGAGGTTCCGGCGAGCCGCTTCGCCACCCGGCTGCGAGCCCTCGACATCGCGCCGGGGGTGGCGAGTTGA
- a CDS encoding collagenase encodes MRHRLRLPRALAVLAAASTAITGLAAAPSFAAPTVQTGQQASQAPRPAHLGGIAPTGTAFGLDTNAQTQAGRLAPAQLPPRSPQSAVPQAPKPKLAKAPARAAAGQATVETSCTPADFSGRTGADLVGYVQGSTIDCISSLFRITGGDANGVFKQSQMIAVADGLRSAAASYTGDNSTGVFQLVYFLQAGFYVQYYHPGDVGTYDATLTSAVQAALDTLVASPHFLDVNEGNGQVAGQAMILSDSANLQAHYLNTYQRVLNAYNSSWDSSWYMVNFVNSVYTPIFRGHQNADYVAAVTADPSLINTLDSFALNHRSMLGGNNSFLDSNAGLETARFIEHPALVNTVRPLIKGLMDVSSITGPTAPLWVGVAGMAAFYDKANCSYYGVCDLPARLKAAALPVSHTCDATHSILAQSLTAADLAAVCASLQNQDPFFHNLVKDNGPIAGQYENSLQMVVFASPLDYQTYAGGIYGVSTNNGGITLIGDPTAPANQPISLTYQNGNDGFTAGIWNLNHEYTHALDGRLDMKGDFTQQISVPDVWWIEGVAEYVSYTYRNVTDTGAMAEAPKHTYALSTLFQNTYDNSDTTRTYPWGYLAVRFMVEKHPDVIQTMLGHFRTGDYTGGYAVYNSIGTAYDAEFNTWLDACAAGACAVGGAPTAAFSAVPSGLDVRFTDRSTESGGGSIVSWAWNFGDGATSTAQNPAHTYAAAGNYDVSLTVTDGNGKTNTITQSVTASAVTACTAADTRVLDKNCSRTNQSATAGNLDYYYIYLPAGTTTLKIDSSGGTGTAYLLYNPDSWATPNDYTDGSTTYGTTDQSLTVTNTTAGYRYISLYAQTDFSGVTITTQY; translated from the coding sequence ATGCGTCACCGACTTCGGCTACCCCGAGCACTGGCCGTGCTCGCCGCCGCAAGTACCGCCATCACCGGCCTCGCAGCCGCCCCGAGCTTCGCCGCCCCCACGGTGCAGACGGGTCAGCAGGCGAGCCAGGCCCCCCGCCCCGCGCACCTCGGCGGCATAGCCCCCACCGGCACCGCCTTCGGTCTCGACACCAACGCGCAGACCCAGGCCGGCCGGCTCGCACCTGCCCAACTCCCGCCGCGCTCCCCGCAGTCGGCCGTGCCGCAGGCCCCGAAGCCCAAGCTCGCCAAGGCCCCGGCCCGAGCAGCGGCAGGCCAGGCCACCGTCGAAACCTCCTGCACCCCGGCCGACTTCAGCGGCCGCACCGGCGCGGACCTGGTCGGCTACGTCCAGGGTTCGACCATCGACTGCATCAGCTCGCTGTTCCGCATCACCGGCGGCGACGCCAACGGCGTGTTCAAGCAGAGCCAGATGATCGCGGTGGCCGACGGCCTGCGCAGCGCCGCCGCCTCGTACACCGGCGACAACTCGACCGGCGTCTTCCAGCTGGTCTACTTCCTCCAGGCCGGCTTCTACGTGCAGTACTACCACCCGGGCGACGTCGGCACCTACGACGCGACCCTGACCAGCGCCGTGCAGGCCGCGCTGGACACCCTGGTGGCCAGCCCGCACTTCCTGGACGTCAACGAGGGCAACGGCCAGGTCGCGGGCCAGGCGATGATCCTCAGCGACAGCGCCAACCTCCAGGCCCACTACCTCAACACCTACCAGCGGGTGCTGAACGCGTACAACAGCTCGTGGGACTCGTCCTGGTACATGGTGAACTTCGTCAACAGCGTGTACACCCCGATCTTCCGCGGCCACCAGAACGCCGACTACGTCGCGGCCGTCACCGCCGACCCGAGCCTGATCAACACCCTCGACAGCTTCGCGCTGAACCACCGGAGCATGCTCGGCGGCAACAACTCCTTCCTGGACTCCAACGCCGGTCTGGAGACGGCCCGGTTCATCGAGCACCCGGCGCTGGTGAACACCGTCCGGCCGCTGATCAAGGGCCTGATGGACGTCTCGTCGATCACCGGCCCGACGGCGCCGCTGTGGGTCGGCGTGGCCGGCATGGCCGCGTTCTACGACAAGGCGAACTGCTCGTACTACGGCGTCTGCGACCTGCCGGCGCGGCTCAAGGCCGCCGCCCTGCCGGTCAGCCACACCTGCGACGCCACCCACAGCATCCTGGCGCAGAGCCTGACCGCCGCCGATCTCGCCGCCGTCTGCGCCAGCCTGCAGAACCAGGACCCGTTCTTCCACAACCTGGTCAAGGACAACGGTCCGATCGCCGGCCAGTACGAGAACTCGCTGCAGATGGTGGTCTTCGCCTCCCCCCTGGACTACCAGACCTACGCGGGCGGCATCTACGGCGTCAGCACCAACAACGGCGGCATCACGCTGATCGGCGACCCGACCGCCCCCGCCAACCAGCCGATCTCGCTGACCTACCAGAACGGCAACGACGGCTTCACGGCAGGCATCTGGAACCTCAACCACGAGTACACCCACGCCCTCGACGGCCGGCTCGACATGAAGGGCGACTTCACCCAGCAGATCTCCGTGCCGGACGTCTGGTGGATCGAGGGCGTCGCCGAGTACGTGTCCTACACCTACCGGAACGTCACCGACACCGGTGCGATGGCCGAGGCGCCCAAGCACACCTACGCGCTCAGCACGCTGTTCCAGAACACCTACGACAACAGCGACACCACCCGCACCTACCCGTGGGGCTACCTGGCGGTCCGCTTCATGGTCGAGAAGCACCCGGACGTCATCCAGACCATGCTGGGCCACTTCCGGACCGGCGACTACACCGGCGGCTACGCGGTCTACAACTCGATCGGCACCGCGTACGACGCCGAGTTCAACACCTGGCTGGACGCCTGCGCCGCAGGCGCCTGCGCGGTGGGCGGCGCACCGACCGCCGCCTTCAGCGCCGTCCCGTCCGGCCTGGACGTCCGGTTCACCGACCGGTCGACCGAGTCCGGCGGCGGCAGCATCGTCTCCTGGGCCTGGAACTTCGGTGACGGTGCCACCTCCACCGCCCAGAACCCCGCGCACACCTACGCCGCGGCCGGCAACTACGACGTCAGCCTCACGGTGACCGACGGCAACGGGAAGACCAACACCATCACCCAGTCCGTCACGGCCAGCGCCGTCACCGCCTGCACCGCGGCCGACACCCGGGTGCTGGACAAGAACTGCTCCCGCACCAACCAGTCCGCGACCGCCGGCAACCTGGACTACTACTACATCTACCTGCCGGCCGGCACCACCACCCTGAAGATCGACAGCTCCGGCGGCACCGGCACCGCGTACCTGCTCTACAACCCCGACAGCTGGGCCACGCCGAACGACTACACCGACGGCTCGACCACCTACGGCACCACCGACCAGAGCCTGACCGTCACCAACACCACGGCGGGCTACCGCTACATCAGCCTCTACGCCCAGACCGACTTCAGCGGCGTGACCATCACCACCCAGTACTGA
- a CDS encoding molybdopterin-dependent oxidoreductase, whose amino-acid sequence MSAVVQRLERVPAPPGPFRPGFWRSPIRGPWLTSVFGLVLLVGIPVLFVTGALSYAAYNPGLGPLNDQTPGKGPLGFYLFDWPAGPTWLYRVTQGVHVTLGVVLVPVVLAKLWSVIPKLFEWPPARGAAHALERLSLLMLVGGAVFEFATGILNIQLHYVFPGSFYTLHFYGAWVFIAAFAVHVALRLGRMLRALNSRSLLRELRTGLADTRPEPPDAEGLVAVAPAPPTIARRGALALVGAGSLVLFAVTAGQSLGGRLRPTALLAPHNRDPQEGPNGFQINKTAASVGVSAAMVGPDWRLELHGAGPVQAFTREQLLAMGRHSARLPIACVEGWSTEDQLWSGLRLADLAALAGLPDAASVLVESVQPPGPYASVVLRGNQIREPRSLLALHVNGADLSLDHGYPARVIVPANPGVNNTKWVRRLTFRT is encoded by the coding sequence ATGTCCGCGGTCGTGCAACGGCTCGAGCGAGTGCCCGCGCCGCCCGGACCGTTCCGGCCCGGGTTCTGGCGCAGCCCGATCCGCGGGCCGTGGCTGACCTCGGTGTTCGGGCTGGTCCTGCTCGTCGGGATCCCGGTCCTCTTCGTGACCGGGGCACTGTCCTACGCCGCCTACAACCCCGGCCTCGGCCCGCTCAACGACCAGACACCGGGCAAGGGCCCGCTGGGCTTCTACCTCTTCGACTGGCCGGCCGGACCGACCTGGCTCTACCGGGTCACCCAGGGCGTCCACGTCACGCTCGGCGTCGTCCTGGTCCCGGTGGTGCTGGCCAAGCTGTGGTCGGTGATCCCGAAGCTGTTCGAATGGCCGCCCGCGCGCGGCGCCGCCCACGCCCTGGAGCGACTGTCGCTGCTGATGCTGGTCGGCGGGGCGGTGTTCGAGTTCGCGACCGGGATCCTCAACATCCAGCTCCACTACGTCTTCCCGGGATCCTTCTACACCCTGCACTTCTACGGGGCGTGGGTGTTCATCGCCGCGTTCGCCGTCCACGTCGCCCTCAGACTCGGCCGGATGCTCCGCGCCCTGAACTCGCGCTCCCTGCTGCGGGAGCTGCGCACCGGCCTCGCCGACACCCGGCCCGAACCGCCGGACGCCGAAGGCCTCGTGGCGGTGGCCCCGGCCCCGCCGACGATCGCCCGGCGCGGTGCGCTGGCGCTGGTGGGCGCCGGGTCCCTGGTCCTGTTCGCGGTCACCGCGGGGCAGAGCCTCGGCGGCCGGCTCCGGCCCACCGCGCTGCTGGCACCGCACAACCGCGACCCGCAGGAGGGGCCGAACGGCTTCCAGATCAACAAGACGGCCGCCTCCGTGGGCGTCTCGGCGGCGATGGTCGGCCCCGACTGGCGGCTGGAGCTGCACGGCGCCGGGCCGGTACAGGCGTTCACCCGGGAGCAACTGCTCGCGATGGGGCGGCATTCGGCCCGGCTGCCGATCGCCTGCGTGGAGGGCTGGTCCACCGAGGACCAGCTCTGGAGCGGACTGCGGCTCGCCGACCTGGCCGCGCTGGCCGGTCTGCCGGACGCGGCGAGCGTGCTCGTGGAGTCGGTCCAACCGCCCGGCCCGTACGCCTCCGTGGTGCTGCGCGGCAACCAGATCCGCGAACCGCGCTCGCTGCTCGCCCTGCACGTCAACGGGGCCGACCTCTCGCTCGACCACGGCTACCCGGCCCGCGTCATCGTCCCCGCCAATCCCGGCGTGAACAACACCAAGTGGGTCCGTCGACTGACCTTCCGGACGTGA